A portion of the Acidisarcina polymorpha genome contains these proteins:
- a CDS encoding acyltransferase family protein — protein sequence MHPDSTASVQRLSAGRGKLPSIQVLRGIAASMVVFYHYEWVLKEYTNRPSWIADGGFKTLGAAGVDLFFVISGFIMVYTTTKKAGAADALDFLRKRATRIYPLYWVWTTALLLLWLVGVALKSHHYQPSFLIHSYLLLPFFDGRNYHPFLSQGWTLSFEMLFYIVFSIGILINFKRWKLPFLCASFALLALFSLVLPEHNGLKYLFSEPIIIEFLFGVLAAQVLLRLASDSNEDSMKRLAVALIVIGALGFLSTGFYHAADYLRFVIYGVPALLMVTGAAMLGSSRCPRWLVYLGDASYSIYLTHAFFSMTYAVVLKKYPRLGHFPGDLTIIVAGIVTIAGASLTYPLVERPLMRALSPKKLRASEIDSFGVAKRSPEITEAQTLV from the coding sequence ATGCATCCAGACTCCACAGCAAGCGTCCAACGCCTCTCTGCAGGCCGCGGCAAGCTACCTTCAATTCAGGTCCTTCGCGGAATAGCGGCTTCCATGGTGGTCTTTTACCACTATGAATGGGTCCTCAAGGAATATACGAATCGGCCATCATGGATCGCTGATGGGGGCTTCAAGACGCTCGGAGCGGCGGGCGTGGATCTGTTCTTTGTCATCTCCGGCTTCATTATGGTTTACACCACGACGAAGAAAGCTGGAGCGGCAGATGCGCTTGATTTCTTGCGGAAGCGGGCCACTCGCATCTACCCCCTTTACTGGGTCTGGACGACGGCTTTGCTCCTGCTATGGCTGGTCGGGGTTGCGCTGAAGTCCCATCATTACCAGCCCTCTTTTCTCATTCATTCCTACCTTCTGCTGCCTTTCTTCGATGGCAGAAACTATCATCCTTTTCTCTCTCAGGGATGGACGCTTTCCTTTGAAATGTTGTTTTACATAGTCTTTTCGATTGGGATATTGATCAATTTCAAGCGCTGGAAGCTGCCATTTCTGTGTGCATCTTTTGCCTTGTTGGCGCTCTTCAGCTTAGTTCTGCCCGAGCATAATGGCCTAAAATATCTTTTTTCCGAACCGATCATTATCGAGTTCCTCTTCGGCGTGTTGGCCGCCCAGGTGCTACTTCGCCTGGCGTCGGATTCTAACGAAGATTCCATGAAGAGATTAGCCGTCGCTCTCATCGTCATAGGTGCGCTCGGCTTCTTAAGCACGGGCTTCTATCATGCGGCAGATTACCTGCGTTTCGTGATCTATGGAGTTCCGGCTTTGCTGATGGTGACGGGAGCCGCGATGTTAGGCTCTTCGCGTTGCCCCCGCTGGCTGGTCTATCTCGGAGACGCTTCCTATTCGATCTACTTGACGCACGCATTTTTTTCGATGACCTACGCGGTGGTGCTCAAGAAATATCCTCGGCTTGGGCATTTTCCGGGGGATCTGACCATCATCGTGGCGGGCATCGTGACCATCGCCGGAGCTTCCCTCACGTATCCGTTGGTTGAACGGCCACTGATGAGGGCTCTCTCGCCAAAGAAATTGAGAGCTTCGGAAATCGACAGCTTTGGAGTTGCGAAGCGGTCACCCGAAATCACCGAGGCGCAGACGCTGGTTTAA
- a CDS encoding radical SAM protein: MAATSTSISRRMRAASRKVRELATVGHALAATDHVVMAQIVPMRFCNLSCAYCNEYDKVSDPVPLEEMLRRIDHLARLGTSIITISGGEPLTHPDLDQIIARIRHHGRIAGMITNGYFLMPDRIKRLNEAGLDHMQISIDNVQPDEISKKSLKVLDKKLEFLAEYADFHVNINSVVGGGIKNPQDALTIGRRALGLGFTSTIGIIHDGDGQLKPLQDEERRVYFEMRGMKKENYSRFNHFQEAIANGEPNQWRCRAGSRYLYICEDGLVHYCSQQRGWPGVPLAEYTREDLKREFLTEKTCAPNCTISCVHQISYIDHWRAPQTRQVSPGLEGTVAELVNIQL, encoded by the coding sequence ATGGCAGCAACATCAACTTCGATCTCCCGCCGGATGCGCGCTGCAAGCCGCAAGGTGCGGGAGCTGGCTACCGTAGGTCACGCCCTCGCGGCTACCGATCACGTCGTGATGGCCCAGATTGTGCCGATGCGGTTTTGCAATCTATCCTGCGCCTACTGCAATGAGTACGACAAGGTCTCGGACCCGGTGCCGCTAGAGGAGATGCTGCGACGCATCGACCACCTGGCTCGACTGGGAACAAGCATAATCACCATCTCGGGCGGCGAACCGCTGACTCATCCGGATCTCGATCAGATCATTGCTCGCATTCGCCACCATGGCCGAATTGCAGGCATGATCACCAACGGCTACTTTCTTATGCCGGATCGGATCAAGCGGTTGAATGAAGCTGGTCTGGATCACATGCAGATCTCAATCGACAATGTCCAGCCCGACGAGATTTCAAAGAAGAGTCTCAAAGTGTTGGATAAGAAGCTCGAGTTTCTGGCGGAATACGCAGACTTTCACGTCAATATAAATTCCGTGGTCGGCGGCGGCATCAAGAACCCGCAGGACGCTCTGACGATTGGCCGGCGCGCTCTGGGCCTTGGATTCACTTCGACGATTGGGATCATTCACGATGGGGATGGTCAACTCAAGCCGCTTCAAGATGAAGAACGCCGCGTCTATTTCGAAATGCGTGGCATGAAGAAAGAGAACTATTCCCGCTTCAATCACTTCCAGGAAGCCATCGCCAATGGCGAGCCGAATCAGTGGCGCTGCCGGGCCGGATCCCGCTACCTATACATTTGCGAAGATGGGCTGGTCCACTATTGTTCTCAGCAGCGCGGCTGGCCAGGAGTGCCTTTGGCGGAGTACACCCGGGAGGACCTGAAACGGGAGTTCCTGACAGAGAAAACATGCGCACCAAATTGCACGATCTCCTGCGTTCACCAGATTTCTTACATTGATCACTGGCGCGCGCCGCAGACGCGTCAGGTAAGTCCCGGTCTTGAGGGGACGGTCGCGGAGCTTGTCAATATTCAGCTTTAG
- a CDS encoding PDZ domain-containing protein, with amino-acid sequence MIYFSRLGTLTVLVGGVVLLPMVHADGIEARFPALTQEMLFSHSSQGYLGVGLNDVDDDRASSLKLKDAHGAEIITVDQDAPAAKAGLKVHDVVIQMNGQRIEGVSQFSRMLHETPPGRRVMLVAMRDGQAVNITVQLADRATVAKDIIVGLDEDSSSAPQATSATAQAAPIPNSSGRARTGHANSFLGTFTRNRYYVGVELEQLTSGLSEYFGVHGGTGMLVGNVFPNTPAAAAGLKVADVIEKVNGKPIVSLSDWERAIRMNHGKQVQLTLIRDKKEQTLSMVVGEVKNSSDLRYHDFEAPAAATVAELQWN; translated from the coding sequence ATGATTTATTTTTCGAGGCTCGGAACGCTGACAGTGCTGGTGGGCGGAGTGGTTTTACTCCCCATGGTTCATGCAGACGGGATCGAAGCGAGATTTCCCGCGCTGACGCAAGAGATGCTCTTTTCTCATTCCTCCCAGGGGTATTTAGGAGTCGGGCTGAACGACGTGGACGATGACCGTGCCTCCTCGCTGAAGCTCAAAGATGCGCATGGAGCCGAAATTATTACTGTTGATCAGGATGCACCGGCAGCCAAGGCGGGCCTCAAGGTTCACGATGTCGTGATCCAGATGAACGGACAACGGATCGAGGGCGTCTCCCAGTTCAGCCGGATGCTGCACGAGACTCCGCCTGGCCGCAGGGTGATGCTGGTCGCTATGCGGGATGGCCAGGCGGTAAATATCACGGTGCAACTGGCCGATCGCGCTACCGTCGCAAAAGACATCATCGTGGGCCTGGATGAGGATTCATCCTCGGCGCCGCAGGCCACTAGCGCCACGGCCCAGGCAGCGCCGATCCCGAATAGTTCGGGACGGGCGCGGACGGGCCACGCCAATAGCTTCCTCGGCACTTTCACCCGCAACCGCTACTACGTCGGTGTGGAACTCGAACAACTGACCTCTGGCCTCAGTGAGTATTTTGGTGTCCACGGCGGGACGGGCATGCTGGTCGGCAATGTGTTTCCCAATACCCCCGCTGCCGCTGCCGGGCTGAAGGTCGCCGACGTTATCGAGAAGGTAAACGGCAAACCGATCGTAAGCCTCTCCGACTGGGAACGCGCCATACGGATGAATCACGGCAAACAGGTGCAGTTGACGCTTATTCGTGACAAGAAAGAACAGACGCTCAGCATGGTGGTCGGGGAGGTGAAAAACAGCAGCGATCTGCGATATCACGACTTCGAAGCACCGGCTGCTGCGACCGTTGCGGAGTTGCAATGGAACTGA